From the Bombus terrestris unplaced genomic scaffold, iyBomTerr1.2, whole genome shotgun sequence genome, one window contains:
- the LOC125387036 gene encoding katanin p60 ATPase-containing subunit A-like 2, whose translation MKFQKYPILCKKITEKEIKTREMTNANKVKQTRSESVSGSVEGRNAQQKMRGDATDDINLAMTVTTISANENDGSSSEELHQRASFNVSMEQSRQSKISKCARNLYIDNPELQKIAQDILSEIILKELNVYWDNIAGLEECKSAIKDAIVYPLKYPIFFKGPFAPCKSILLYGPPGTGKTMLAKAVATECQCTFFNVTTSSLVDKWRGDSKKYIRVLFELAYNNSPTIIFIDEIDCIGTNKGVKYTLSESAKTFRSELLFRLDRLVINKNSDVVLLAATNCPWDIDATLRRRLEKNIYVSLPNEVTRFYMFKLYLSNRLLENMDIVSHIIKSTEKYSCADIKLLCTQAWLLEMNPMFKRLEKGETSTTTLKYELKNYKIIAKLLKKMSPTVTNVDRYEAWKKYVCQNKIF comes from the exons atgaaattccaaaaatatcctatattgtgtaagaaaataactgaaaaggaaataaagacgagggaaatgacaaatgcgaacaaagt CAAACAAACGAGAAGTGAGTCTGTATCTGGGTCTGTCGAAGGGAGGAATGCACAACAGAAGATGAGGGGTGATGCTACCGATGATATTAATCTTGCAATGACAGTGACAACAATTTCTGCCAATGAAAACGATGGATCTTCATCAGAAGAGCTTCATCAAAGAGCTTCATTTAACGTCTCAATGGAACAATCCAGGCAATCAAAGATATCAAAATGTGCTCGGAACCTTTATATAGACAATCCAGAATTGCAGAAGATTGCTCAAGACATTTTATCT GAAATCATactgaaagaattaaatgtatattgggaCAACATTGCAGGCCTAGAGGAATGTAAATCTGCCATTAAGGATGCCATTGTGTATCCCCTTAAATACCCTATCTTTTTTAAAGGCCCATTTGCTCCCTGTAAAAGTATTCTGCTATATGGACCACCTGGTACAG GGAAGACGATGTTGGCGAAGGCAGTCGCAACAGAATGCCAATGCACCTTTTTTAACGTAACGACCAGCTCATTGGTGGACAAATGGAGAGGTGATTCCAAGAAGTATATCCGT gttttatttgaacttgcctataataattcgcctacaattatttttatcgacgagattGACTGCATAGGAACAAATAAAGGAGTAAAGTATACattgtctgaatctgcaaagacATTCAGATCAGAACTTCTTTTTAGATTGGATAGAttagtaattaacaaaaattctgaTGTAGTTCTTTTGGCCGCAACTAATTGCCCTTG ggaTATTGATGCAACTTTACGCAGACGCCTTGAAAAGAATATATACGTATCATTACCAAACGAAGTTACTCGATTTTATATGTTCAAATTATACCTTAGCAACCGATTATTAGAGAATATGGATATTGTGAGTCACATAATAAaatctactgaaaaatattcttgtgctgatataaaattgctttgtaCGCAAGCATGGCTGCTAGAAATGAATCCAATGTTTAAAAGActtgaaaaaggagaaacatctactacgactttgaaatatgaattaaagaattataaaataatagcaaaattgttaaaaaaaatgtcacCTACAGTTACGAATGTGGATAGATATGAAGcgtggaaaaaatatgtatgccaaaacaagatattttaa